From the genome of Winogradskyella forsetii, one region includes:
- a CDS encoding CPBP family intramembrane glutamic endopeptidase, which yields MKNRLTSYLIEFSSLNLTRPASDKVRILEILAVVITAVSKFVFVDYLNWRLSFVNVTILAWSAYLMYRYKKDKLVLTDWGFRTDNFLAVLKLVLPFSLVSIMSFVMIGYIQGTLNVTWHILPLLITYPIWGTVQQFLTIALVAGNLNHIKSFKLSKPLIILITAILFSVVHYPSLWLILGTFVLALFYGYIYLKAKNIYVLGIVHGWLGALFYYTVVNQDPFADIFMKYL from the coding sequence ATGAAAAATAGACTTACTTCATATTTAATTGAGTTTTCAAGCCTAAATCTCACTAGACCAGCCTCGGACAAGGTTAGAATTTTAGAAATCCTAGCCGTTGTCATCACAGCAGTCAGCAAATTCGTTTTTGTCGATTATTTAAATTGGCGATTATCTTTTGTAAATGTGACCATACTAGCTTGGTCAGCATATTTGATGTATCGCTATAAAAAGGATAAGTTGGTACTTACGGATTGGGGGTTTAGAACAGATAATTTTCTAGCAGTTCTTAAGCTGGTCTTGCCATTTTCTTTAGTTTCTATAATGTCTTTCGTTATGATAGGATATATTCAAGGTACTTTAAATGTCACATGGCATATACTGCCACTTCTCATCACTTATCCTATTTGGGGAACTGTGCAACAATTTTTGACTATCGCATTGGTTGCTGGAAATCTAAATCACATTAAAAGTTTTAAACTTTCAAAACCCTTAATTATATTAATAACTGCTATTCTTTTTTCTGTTGTGCATTATCCATCACTATGGTTAATACTTGGGACTTTTGTTTTGGCTTTGTTCTACGGTTATATCTATTTGAAAGCCAAGAATATTTATGTGCTTGGCATAGTACATGGTTGGTTGGGTGCTTTATTTTATTACACGGTCGTTAATCAGGACCCATTTGCTGATATTTTTATGAAATACCTCTAA
- the yiaA gene encoding inner membrane protein YiaA has product MNYQTTVSLKDDENAKSKKREKKVYNHKPTPAFIGASWTALLIGMVAYCVGLWNATMELNEKGYYFTILLFGLFSVISVQKAVRDKLENIQVTEMYYGISWFTSIAAIVLLTIGLWNADLELSEKGFYAMSFTLSLFSAIAVQKNTRDVAYINNELETKEDDD; this is encoded by the coding sequence ATGAATTATCAAACGACAGTATCATTAAAAGACGACGAAAACGCTAAATCGAAAAAGAGAGAAAAAAAGGTGTATAATCATAAACCCACACCTGCATTTATTGGAGCTTCATGGACGGCTCTGCTCATTGGTATGGTCGCTTACTGCGTTGGCCTCTGGAATGCCACTATGGAACTCAATGAAAAAGGCTATTATTTTACCATTTTACTCTTTGGCCTATTTTCGGTAATTTCAGTGCAAAAAGCTGTTAGGGACAAACTAGAAAACATCCAAGTTACAGAAATGTATTACGGTATCAGTTGGTTTACCTCAATTGCAGCTATTGTTTTATTAACCATAGGCCTGTGGAACGCGGATTTGGAACTCAGCGAAAAAGGTTTCTATGCGATGTCTTTCACTTTAAGTTTGTTCTCGGCCATTGCTGTTCAGAAAAACACAAGAGATGTGGCTTATATCAATAATGAGTTAGAAACAAAAGAAGACGACGATTAG